The sequence below is a genomic window from Mycobacterium spongiae.
CCGAGCGTCTTTGCGGCGTCCAACTTTGCCGGTAGCTGATCGACTCCGACGACGACAACGTCGTCATAGGTCAGGGCGGTCAGCATCGCTGCCATTCCAACGCCCCCGAGGCCGACGACGACGACCGTCTGTCCCGGCCGTGGATTGCCGACGTTGAGCACCGCACCTCCGCCGGTCAACACCGCGCACCCGAGCAGGGCGGCGACCTCGGGCGGCACGTCCGGGGGTACCGGAACCACACTGGCCCGGTTGCTGACGGCATGCGTCGCAAAACCCGAGACGCCGAGGTGGTGGTACACCCGGCCGCCAGGGCGGCCGAGCCGGATCGCACCTGTCAGCAGTGTGCCGGCGGCGTTGGCTGCGCTGCCCGGTTCGCACGGCGTGAGACCTTCGGTCGCGCAGGCCGTGCAGTGGCCGCAACGCGGCAAGAACACCAGCACAACCCGCTGGCCAACGACGACATCCGTTATTCCGGGACCGACCTGCTCGACGATTCCGGCGGCTTCATGGCCTAGCAGCATCGGCACCGGCCGAACCCTGTTGCCGTCCACCACCGACAGATCGGAGTGGCAGACGCCTGCTGCCTCGATACGAACGAGGACCTCACCATCGCCGGGCGGATCCAGGTCTAGGTCGACGACGCTGATCGGCTGCGACTCCGAGTAGGGACGCGGCGAACCGATCCGGTTCAGCACCGCGCCCCGGATACGAAGCATGTTGGAATACAACCATGGCCTCAAATCCGCTGGTCCCGCGGCCACCTACGCGGAAGAACCTGACCAGCAATGACTTCCCGGTCCAATGGCCGGTGCTTACCCGGTGGGCCGATAACGACATGTTCGGCCATCTGAACAACGCCGTGTACTACCAGCTTTTTGACACCGCTATCAACGCCTGGATCAATACGACCACTGGCCTGGATCCGATTACTGCACCATCGCTGGGCATCGTGGCCGAGTCGGGCTGTCGGTATTTTTCGGAGCTGCATTTCCCGGAGAGGTTGGTGGTCGGTCTTGCGGTCACGCGGCTGGGGCGAACCAGCGTGACCTACCGGCTGGGAGTGTTACGGGCCCGCAGCGAGACGGCATCGGACGAAGAAGAACCGCAGCCGATCACCGCACTCGGGCACTGGGTGCACGTCTATGTCGATCGGACCAGTCGCACGCCTGTTCCGATTCCCGATGCCATTCGCTCGCTGCTGTCGACGGCGTGTGTGACCGACTGAACAGGGTCGAACAGACCGGGTAGGTGGACGCAGATGTGCTTGGTGCAAACAGCCTGGTGCCGGGAAAAGACCGAGATGGCATCCGGGGGTGGGCCTTTCGGTGAACGACCGCCGTGATGGCACTCTCAGGGCCGGTCAAACCCGCGGGTATGCTTCGCCAATGCCAGTTTTGAGCAAGACCATCGAGGTCGGTGCCGATGCCGAGTTGATCATGGCCATCGTCGCCGACATCGAGCGCTATCCGGAATGGAACGAAGGGATCAAAGGGGCCTGGGTGTTGGCTCGCTACGATGACGGGCGTCCCAGCCAGGTCCGGCTCGACACTGCTGTTCAAGGCTTTG
It includes:
- a CDS encoding alcohol dehydrogenase catalytic domain-containing protein, which codes for MLRIRGAVLNRIGSPRPYSESQPISVVDLDLDPPGDGEVLVRIEAAGVCHSDLSVVDGNRVRPVPMLLGHEAAGIVEQVGPGITDVVVGQRVVLVFLPRCGHCTACATEGLTPCEPGSAANAAGTLLTGAIRLGRPGGRVYHHLGVSGFATHAVSNRASVVPVPPDVPPEVAALLGCAVLTGGGAVLNVGNPRPGQTVVVVGLGGVGMAAMLTALTYDDVVVVGVDQLPAKLDAAKTLGAHQTYTPHQATDAGIKAAVVIEAVGHPAALQTAIGLTAPGGRTITVGLPPPDARISVSPLGLVAEGRSLIGSYLGSAVPARDIPRFVSLWRSGRLPVEALVSSRIGLDDINEAMDHLADGTAVRQLITFD
- a CDS encoding acyl-CoA thioesterase — encoded protein: MASNPLVPRPPTRKNLTSNDFPVQWPVLTRWADNDMFGHLNNAVYYQLFDTAINAWINTTTGLDPITAPSLGIVAESGCRYFSELHFPERLVVGLAVTRLGRTSVTYRLGVLRARSETASDEEEPQPITALGHWVHVYVDRTSRTPVPIPDAIRSLLSTACVTD